TGGGGATATACAGCCCCATGCACCCGACCGAGATCACAAACGAAAAGGTGAGGACCTACGCGGTTCTCGACACCCTGTGGAAGATGATGGACGCTTTGGGGCTCTGTGTGTTTGGCTATGCCCCACGCGGAACGATCTCACTCGATGATATGGTCCAGTGCCTCAGGGCCGTCACCGGGTGGAATGCGAGTCTCTTTGAACTAATGAAGGCGGCCGAGAGGGGTTCCATAATGGCCAGGGCCTTCAACAGTCGCGAGGGGTTTAGTATCAAGGATGACAGACTGCCCAAGAGATTTTTCGACCCCAAGCCCGACGGCCCTGAGGCGGGCAAGACGATATTCAGCCAAGAGGACTTCCAGAAAGCCGTGGAGCTGTTCTACGAGGTGATCGGTTGCGATCCCGAGACAGGACGGCCCCTTCGGGGGAAACTCGTGGAGTTGGGGCTGGATTGGGTGGATGAACTGCTCAACCGCCAGGAGGGCTGATCTTCGACATGGAGCGAGGGATGCCTTCTGCTTCCTTGATGGAGTACGGGGGACCGAGGGGCCGTCGTGTCGGCCCGGTCTTTCTGTGGAGGGGGACAGGGAAAGGAGAGAGAGTGTGAGTTCAGGGAAATCTGAGTACCAAGTGATCGTCGAGGAAAATGTGGCCGTACCCATGCGCGACCGGGTTTGCCTTGTAGCGGATATCTACCATCCAGCAAGGGATGGGAAGATACTGGGCGAGAGGGTACCTGCCCTGCTGAAGCGTACACCCTATGGCAAGAGAGATCCCGAGTACCAGGAGAGGGCGCGTTTTTTTGCCTCTCAGGGCTACGGCGTGGTGGTCCAGGATTGCCGGGGCTGTCATGGGTCGGGGGGAACCTTCTACTTCCTCGCCCAGGAGCCTGAGGATGGGTACGACACGGTGGAGTGGATTGCCGAGCAACCCTGGTGCAACGGCAGGGTCGGTACCTTCGGGTACTCTTACATGGCATGGGTCCAGAGTGCTCTGGCAACCCAGAACCCGCCTCATCTCGTCTGCATGTTCCCGAATATGGGAGGGTGGAACGCCTTTACCAGCAGTGTGAGGCAGGGCGGAGCCATGGAGCTGCGCTGGCTGGCCTGGGCTTTCTGGCATTCGGCCCTGAATAGGCAGAAGGACCTTAAGAAGGACCCCTGGGTTGACCGAGCACTCAACCGGTGCGATGTGCGTGAATGGTTGGCCCGCCTTCCGATTCGAAAGGGACAGACACCTCTCAGCTTGGTTCCTTCCTATGAGAAATGGCTTTTCGACCTGGTTTCCCATGAAGAGTACGACGAATTCTGGAAACAACCGGGGTTTGCCATCGAGGAGTTCGTAAAGGAACACGCGGAGGTGCCGGTCTACCTGTGCGGCGGTTGGTACGATTCCTACACCAGGGCGACCCTCGAGGCCTTCGGTGCCCTTACCCGCGAGAAGAGGCGAGCCACCGTCAAGCTCATCGTGGGCCCCTGGACGCACGGTACCTATACCACGGAACTCTCCTACTCCGGAGACGTCGATTTCGGTCCCGAGGCTGCCCTCCCCTCGCTCGACGGGCTGCACCTGCGCTGGTTCGACCGGTGGCTCAGGGATATGGACAACGGAATCGATAAGTCTCCTCCGGTCCGCATCTTTGTCATGGGCGGCGGAACCGGCAGGCGTACCGGTGAAGGTCGGCTGGACCATGGGGGGCGATGGAGGGACGAACGGGAGTGGCCTCTGGCCAGGACCCGATACGTGAGGCTGCACCTACACATGGACGGAACCCTCCGGCATGAGGCACCCGAGGCGGAGTGTTCCAGTACCAGCTATCTCTTTGATCCTGGGAACCCGGTGCCTACCATCGGGGGGAACTTCTCTTCCCTCGACTACCTCCTGCCGCCTCCGGCCGAGGTGGATCCCCGTATCCTGCCTGTTTCTGCACGGACCACTCCCATAACACCGGCGGGAGGATTCGACCAGCGGGAGGGCCCCCTATTTTTCGGCTGCAGTGCCCCGTATCTCCCCCTCAGCTCCAGGCAGGACGTGCTCGTCTTCCAGAGCGAACCCTTGAGGGAAGACGTGGAGATAACAGGGGAGATCGAGGTCAGGCTCTGGATCTCCTCTTCCGGGCGGGATACCGACTTCACGGCCAAGATAATCGATGTCTACCCCCCCAACGAGGACTATCCAGAGGGATACGCCCTCAATATCAGCGATACCATCCTGCGGGCCCGGTTCCGCAACTCCTGGAGCCGGGCAGAACCCCTTGAGCCGGGGGAGGTCTATCCCCTGCGCCTCGTCCTCTACCCAACGAGCAACCTCTTCAAGCGCGGGCACCGCATCCGCCTCGACATCTCCTCGAGCAACTTCCCCCGTTTCGATGTGAATCCCAACACAGGGGAACCGGTCTGGTCCTCT
The sequence above is a segment of the Deltaproteobacteria bacterium genome. Coding sequences within it:
- a CDS encoding CocE/NonD family hydrolase encodes the protein MSSGKSEYQVIVEENVAVPMRDRVCLVADIYHPARDGKILGERVPALLKRTPYGKRDPEYQERARFFASQGYGVVVQDCRGCHGSGGTFYFLAQEPEDGYDTVEWIAEQPWCNGRVGTFGYSYMAWVQSALATQNPPHLVCMFPNMGGWNAFTSSVRQGGAMELRWLAWAFWHSALNRQKDLKKDPWVDRALNRCDVREWLARLPIRKGQTPLSLVPSYEKWLFDLVSHEEYDEFWKQPGFAIEEFVKEHAEVPVYLCGGWYDSYTRATLEAFGALTREKRRATVKLIVGPWTHGTYTTELSYSGDVDFGPEAALPSLDGLHLRWFDRWLRDMDNGIDKSPPVRIFVMGGGTGRRTGEGRLDHGGRWRDEREWPLARTRYVRLHLHMDGTLRHEAPEAECSSTSYLFDPGNPVPTIGGNFSSLDYLLPPPAEVDPRILPVSARTTPITPAGGFDQREGPLFFGCSAPYLPLSSRQDVLVFQSEPLREDVEITGEIEVRLWISSSGRDTDFTAKIIDVYPPNEDYPEGYALNISDTILRARFRNSWSRAEPLEPGEVYPLRLVLYPTSNLFKRGHRIRLDISSSNFPRFDVNPNTGEPVWSSRGGVVVRNSIYHDRERPSHIVLPLAEGPESL